One genomic segment of Caldimonas brevitalea includes these proteins:
- a CDS encoding cysteine-rich CWC family protein: MAGSPGAGDPSQPCWCTRVSIDAEQLARVPAAAQRRACLCPACATVRRD; this comes from the coding sequence ATGGCGGGCTCGCCGGGGGCTGGCGACCCATCACAACCCTGCTGGTGCACCCGCGTCTCCATCGACGCCGAGCAGCTGGCCCGGGTGCCGGCAGCGGCGCAACGCCGCGCATGCCTGTGCCCTGCCTGCGCGACGGTGCGCCGTGACTGA
- a CDS encoding Lrp/AsnC family transcriptional regulator, translating to MENNSRPPQLDAVDLRLLDLLQRDAALSNQALAERAHVSPATCLRRVRRLVSLGIIERTVALLSPDRLGAGLTAVVEITLDQQAAEKLAAFEARAVAEAAVQQCYRTASGPDFVLIVQVADMAAYHALVQRLFTSDANVRNVKTYFSVKRSKFEPGVTLPAPTA from the coding sequence GTCGACCTGCGCCTGCTCGACCTGTTGCAGCGTGACGCAGCCCTGAGCAATCAGGCGCTGGCCGAGCGCGCCCATGTCTCCCCCGCCACCTGCTTGCGCCGGGTCCGACGCCTGGTCTCGTTGGGCATCATCGAACGCACCGTGGCACTGCTGTCGCCCGACCGGCTGGGTGCCGGCCTCACGGCGGTCGTCGAGATCACGCTCGACCAGCAAGCGGCCGAAAAGCTGGCTGCCTTCGAAGCGCGCGCCGTCGCCGAAGCCGCCGTGCAGCAGTGCTACCGCACCGCCAGCGGGCCGGACTTCGTGCTGATCGTGCAGGTGGCCGACATGGCGGCCTATCACGCGCTGGTGCAGCGCTTGTTCACGAGCGATGCGAACGTCCGCAACGTCAAGACTTACTTCTCTGTGAAGCGGTCGAAGTTCGAGCCCGGCGTCACGCTGCCGGCGCCGACGGCTTAA